The following proteins are encoded in a genomic region of bacterium:
- a CDS encoding pitrilysin family protein — translation MGLSKVVNKETVKFPFIDKPVEIFKLENGHTIVIANKQGDLANISTWVKTGSLNEDDSITGISHFLEHLMFKGTPSHPAGDFDRILEAKGAIVNAATWKDYTFYYVTLPKGEDSVYLKEAIELHADMLINSIIPEEEIGPAFDPKSSDVKEKRERYVVIEEIRMRDDNHWTTTYDAMNELMYQVHPYKRDVIGTAEVIASVPRDTIMNYYKKWYTPDNMITIAVGDLDPEEILDLIRKNFAFGEIKSAEKPEYAQEIEQTKSKLIENQKKDINTGFLLMGFHGPKPVNLAENISADILSIVLGEGKSSRLYQNLIEKQKDQIFNVVSATQYEFKEGNVFLLQANFMPDKKDKALELLKAELRKIIDQPISEKEFEKAKKKLKVGFAEEAETVSEIGEAIGHCLTVCQDISCHVDYLKTLDTLNTEFVQKTAKKYLSPNKSTISILVPGE, via the coding sequence ATGGGATTATCAAAGGTTGTTAACAAAGAAACAGTCAAATTTCCTTTTATAGACAAACCTGTAGAAATTTTTAAGCTTGAAAACGGGCACACAATAGTAATTGCAAATAAGCAGGGTGACCTTGCTAATATAAGTACCTGGGTTAAAACAGGTTCACTAAACGAAGATGACAGTATTACAGGAATCTCTCATTTTCTTGAACATCTGATGTTCAAAGGCACACCTTCTCATCCGGCAGGAGATTTTGACAGAATCCTTGAAGCAAAAGGCGCGATAGTAAACGCAGCTACTTGGAAAGATTATACATTTTACTATGTAACTCTTCCAAAAGGTGAAGATAGCGTTTATTTAAAAGAAGCCATTGAACTTCATGCTGATATGCTTATTAATTCCATAATTCCTGAAGAAGAAATTGGTCCTGCCTTTGACCCTAAGTCTTCAGATGTGAAAGAAAAGCGTGAAAGATATGTCGTCATTGAAGAAATTCGAATGAGGGACGATAATCACTGGACAACTACTTATGATGCAATGAATGAACTTATGTATCAGGTGCATCCATACAAAAGAGATGTAATTGGGACGGCAGAAGTCATCGCTTCTGTGCCGCGCGATACTATCATGAATTATTACAAAAAATGGTACACTCCTGATAATATGATAACCATTGCTGTTGGAGATTTGGATCCAGAAGAAATACTTGATTTGATAAGAAAAAACTTCGCCTTTGGAGAAATAAAATCAGCAGAAAAACCTGAATATGCGCAGGAAATTGAGCAAACAAAATCAAAACTTATAGAAAATCAAAAAAAAGATATAAATACAGGGTTTCTTTTAATGGGTTTCCACGGACCAAAACCGGTTAATCTGGCTGAAAATATTTCCGCAGATATATTAAGTATTGTTCTCGGTGAAGGAAAAAGCTCAAGACTATACCAAAACCTCATTGAAAAACAAAAAGATCAGATTTTTAATGTCGTAAGTGCAACGCAATATGAATTTAAAGAAGGAAATGTTTTTCTTCTTCAGGCAAATTTTATGCCGGATAAAAAAGATAAAGCGCTCGAACTTTTAAAAGCCGAATTGAGAAAAATTATTGATCAGCCGATTTCCGAAAAAGAATTTGAGAAGGCGAAAAAGAAACTTAAAGTGGGTTTTGCAGAAGAAGCAGAAACAGTTTCAGAAATTGGAGAAGCTATAGGGCACTGTTTAACGGTATGCCAAGATATTTCATGCCATGTTGATTACTTAAAAACTCTTGATACATTGAATACGGAGTTTGTTCAAAAAACAGCGAAAAAATATCTGAGTCCAAATAAATCCACGATTTCCATACTAGTACCGGGAGAATAA
- a CDS encoding DUF2267 domain-containing protein → MNKENFIKKVMQFANIENKEIAERGVQIVLSLLSYRLTENEQEDVAAQLPTDLKRMWNNRVWAVNYFRLSGKRLKYRHKIELMSLVDNEIKREKLPLHAEMITKAVFHALKENISSGESEEIAHMLPKDVRDFYKAA, encoded by the coding sequence ATGAATAAAGAAAACTTTATAAAAAAAGTTATGCAGTTTGCAAATATTGAAAATAAAGAAATAGCAGAAAGAGGAGTGCAGATAGTTTTAAGTCTCCTCAGTTATCGACTTACGGAAAACGAACAAGAAGATGTGGCAGCACAACTTCCGACTGATCTGAAAAGGATGTGGAATAATCGTGTATGGGCAGTAAATTATTTCAGGCTTTCAGGGAAACGTCTTAAATACAGGCACAAAATAGAACTTATGAGTCTTGTTGATAACGAAATTAAAAGAGAAAAACTTCCTTTGCACGCAGAAATGATTACAAAAGCCGTTTTTCATGCGCTTAAAGAAAATATAAGCTCGGGTGAGAGCGAAGAGATTGCTCATATGCTCCCTAAAGACGTTCGAGATTTTTATAAAGCAGCGTAA
- a CDS encoding L,D-transpeptidase gives MGLGLISFTNSDSSAVIRKSPPEAFDKLDTASIYDINNLKNDTAKIKTFNQQHPNGNYIILDKKTSTATIFTPQGQKVQSFEVGTGEEKGDNLSDGFGMSGKVHKTTPPGEYTFLKENNADDEPEYNNNIFYLGTNGNLSNKQDSQLAIHQIPTDLIKERVHKFNDGNLANNRMSLGCINLLQKSFEKLVTLVKGQGTKLYILPEEKDNSLNLTQDSNGEFSFEQTKYHQID, from the coding sequence ATGGGATTAGGATTAATTTCTTTTACAAATAGCGATTCAAGTGCAGTTATTAGAAAATCTCCGCCAGAAGCATTTGATAAACTCGATACAGCTTCAATTTACGACATTAATAACCTGAAAAATGACACGGCTAAAATTAAAACTTTTAATCAACAGCATCCAAACGGTAATTATATTATTCTTGACAAGAAAACCAGTACTGCAACTATTTTCACTCCGCAAGGGCAAAAAGTGCAAAGCTTTGAAGTCGGAACAGGTGAAGAAAAAGGAGACAATTTATCTGACGGGTTTGGAATGTCAGGAAAAGTTCACAAAACCACTCCTCCCGGAGAATATACCTTTTTAAAAGAAAATAATGCCGATGATGAACCGGAATATAATAATAATATATTTTATCTCGGTACTAACGGCAATCTTTCAAATAAACAAGATTCTCAATTAGCAATTCACCAGATACCTACAGATTTAATAAAAGAAAGAGTTCATAAATTCAACGATGGTAATCTTGCTAACAACAGAATGTCTTTGGGTTGCATAAACTTGCTTCAAAAATCTTTTGAAAAACTTGTAACTCTTGTAAAAGGTCAAGGAACAAAACTTTATATTCTTCCTGAAGAAAAAGATAATTCTTTGAACTTAACTCAAGACAGCAATGGTGAATTCAGTTTTGAACAGACAAAATATCACCAAATAGATTAG